Proteins found in one Magnolia sinica isolate HGM2019 chromosome 5, MsV1, whole genome shotgun sequence genomic segment:
- the LOC131245774 gene encoding plasmodesmata-located protein 2-like, with protein MGLLKSLFFSTLLFLASFAFLIHRNAAADLYTMVFKGCSQQTFTGNSGFQQTLTSLFDSLIAQSASTRFFKTSVGSGQNAATGLFQCRGDLSNADCNSCIRKIPEMSSGLCGNAVAARIQLTGCYALYQITGFPQIPGTQMLYKTCSPSEGNFEEKRDTAFAAVESGITGGNGFYATTYASVYAIAQCEGDLSVADCGQCVKEAVQKAQVECGKSVAGQVYLNRCYFSFSYYGNGVSHHSSPSGSGQQQTGKTVAIVVGGAAALAFGVICLLFLRSLLKKRDDY; from the exons ATGGGCCTTCTCAAATCCCTTTTCTTCTCCACACTCCTTTTTCTGGCCTCTTTTGCTTTCCTCATACATCGAAATGCCGCTGCCGATCTCTACACCATGGTCTTCAAGGGCTGCTCTCAGCAGACCTTCACCGGCAACAGCGGCTTCCAACAGACGCTCACCTCCCTCTTCGACTCCCTCATCGCCCAATCCGCCAGCACCCGTTTCTTCAAAACTTCCGTTGGCAGCGGCCAGAACGCGGCTACCGGACTCTTCCAATGTCGGGGAGACCTCAGCAATGCCGATTGCAATAGCTGCATCCGCAAAATCCCCGAAATGTCAAGCGGCTTGTGCGGGAATGCCGTCGCCGCACGCATACAGCTCACTGGCTGCTACGCCCTCTATCAAATCACGGGCTTCCCTCAGATCCCCGGCACCCAGATGCTGTACAAGACGTGCAGCCCGTCGGAGGGGAATTTCGAGGAGAAGAGAGATACTGCATTCGCCGCCGTGGAGAGCGGCATTACGGGCGGGAACGGATTCTACGCCACCACATACGCTTCGGTGTATGCTATTGCTCAATGCGAGGGGGATTTGAGTGTGGCGGACTGTGGACAGTGCGTGAAGGAGGCCGTCCAAAAGGCGCAGGTGGAGTGTGGGAAGTCCGTTGCAGGGCAGGTGTATTTGAATCGTTGCTATTTCAGCTTCAGCTATTACGGCAATGGAGTTTCACATCATTCTTCTCCTTCAG GGTCAGGACAGCAGCAGACGGGGAAGACGGTGGCTATTGTAGTCGGAGGGGCTGCAGCTCTGGCTTTTGGGGTCATTTGTCTCCTTTTCCTGAGATCCTTGTTGAAGAAACGTGACG atTATTGA